A stretch of Heliomicrobium undosum DNA encodes these proteins:
- a CDS encoding histidine kinase, whose amino-acid sequence MNPRRKSLLAITLTAAVIVTAVLVGVFLFPLGDSLNGLLDGREWMAALLAVFMVIGFWVARKKRGFEGEEDGHDEGDLEAQGWDIRDKKDNREGERRGDDEKGGEREGKGDDEEDDEEDRPKRSVTRRDECGLMFGEKPCHGQCPAPARLLDELVPTLNHSLGVIRCAVQVVEEEFGYRTDLIHHTRIIAVEAQRQQQYLREAARLLRVDGNPPDWLDVSVLVDGVLERFRNLFPDYVVIQEVPEEKAPIKVWADGERLTEAICRLLAGLCRPDATGQIHVRVSLAPERAVRAEGREDALTLECHLRGAKDVTASPDGHLARLAIEAQGGRVVITPGAAGEAQVILRMPPVFTAVEPERFLRDKGFLLRPASPGENDGGDKEQENSHRGSGIEPKKNEMDSARRLYAGATD is encoded by the coding sequence GTGAACCCTCGGCGCAAATCGCTTCTGGCAATCACCCTGACGGCCGCTGTCATCGTGACAGCGGTCCTGGTTGGGGTGTTTCTTTTTCCTCTTGGGGATTCCCTCAATGGGTTGCTGGATGGTCGCGAATGGATGGCCGCGCTCCTGGCCGTCTTTATGGTGATTGGCTTCTGGGTGGCGCGAAAAAAGAGGGGTTTTGAAGGTGAGGAGGATGGTCACGACGAGGGAGACCTTGAGGCGCAGGGCTGGGACATCAGGGATAAGAAGGACAATCGGGAGGGGGAACGCCGGGGGGATGACGAGAAGGGGGGAGAGAGAGAAGGCAAGGGAGATGACGAGGAAGACGACGAAGAAGATAGGCCCAAACGCTCGGTCACTCGCCGTGACGAGTGCGGTCTTATGTTCGGCGAAAAGCCATGCCACGGACAATGCCCCGCACCGGCCCGGCTGCTCGATGAACTGGTTCCGACCCTTAACCACTCCCTCGGCGTCATCCGCTGCGCCGTTCAGGTGGTAGAAGAGGAGTTCGGCTACCGCACCGACCTCATTCACCATACGCGGATTATCGCCGTCGAGGCGCAGCGCCAGCAGCAGTACCTCCGGGAGGCGGCCCGGCTGTTGCGGGTCGACGGGAATCCCCCGGACTGGCTGGACGTTTCCGTCCTGGTCGATGGGGTGCTGGAACGGTTCCGCAATCTTTTTCCCGATTATGTAGTGATCCAAGAAGTCCCCGAAGAGAAGGCGCCGATCAAGGTCTGGGCAGACGGGGAACGCCTGACTGAGGCGATATGCCGGCTTTTGGCGGGACTCTGTCGTCCCGATGCAACAGGACAGATCCATGTCCGCGTCAGCCTGGCGCCCGAAAGAGCAGTGCGCGCAGAGGGAAGAGAGGATGCCCTCACCCTCGAATGTCACCTGCGAGGAGCGAAGGATGTGACGGCATCTCCTGATGGACACCTGGCCCGCCTGGCCATCGAGGCGCAAGGTGGCAGGGTTGTCATCACCCCCGGCGCGGCTGGAGAGGCCCAGGTGATATTGCGGATGCCCCCGGTCTTTACAGCGGTGGAGCCGGAACGTTTTTTGCGAGACAAAGGGTTCTTGCTTCGTCCTGCTTCTCCTGGCGAAAACGACGGTGGAGATAAGGAGCAGGAAAATTCTCATCGAGGGAGCGGCATCGAGCCGAAAAAGAATGAGATGGATAGCGCCCGGCGATTGTACGCCGGCGCAACGGACTGA
- a CDS encoding ABC transporter ATP-binding protein → MIQLTGIEKIYRLGELSVPALRGVNLSIKANEFVAIMGPSGSGKSTLMNILGCLDTPTAGSYRLAGREVANLSGDELAEVRNRQIGFIFQSFNLLPRMTAQQNVELPLVYKREEPQRRRELAAAALAAVGLADRGHHRPNELSGGQRQRVAIARALVNEPAILLADEPTGNLDSRSGAEIMGIFDRLHREGKTILLVTHEADIAAHARRTIVIRDGEVVEDRRNPSHDGRSPAKWIATAERAVPAESVKGGEGTVTADKGASDCEEGRS, encoded by the coding sequence ATCATTCAACTGACCGGCATCGAAAAAATCTACCGCCTCGGCGAGCTATCGGTACCCGCCCTGCGGGGTGTCAACCTGTCCATTAAAGCCAATGAGTTTGTCGCCATCATGGGGCCGTCCGGCTCGGGGAAGTCTACCCTGATGAACATCCTCGGCTGCCTGGACACGCCGACGGCAGGCTCCTATCGGCTGGCCGGACGTGAGGTGGCGAACTTGAGCGGCGACGAATTGGCCGAGGTGCGCAACCGCCAGATCGGATTCATCTTTCAGAGTTTCAACCTCCTGCCCCGGATGACAGCGCAGCAGAACGTAGAACTGCCCCTCGTCTATAAGCGGGAGGAGCCGCAGCGGCGACGCGAACTGGCGGCGGCAGCCCTGGCGGCGGTGGGACTGGCCGACCGGGGCCACCACCGGCCCAACGAACTGTCCGGCGGCCAGCGCCAGCGTGTCGCCATCGCGCGGGCGCTCGTTAACGAACCGGCGATCCTGCTCGCCGACGAGCCGACAGGCAACCTGGACAGCCGCTCCGGCGCCGAGATCATGGGGATCTTCGACCGGCTCCACCGCGAGGGCAAGACGATCCTGCTCGTCACCCATGAAGCGGACATCGCCGCCCATGCCCGGCGGACCATCGTCATTCGCGACGGCGAGGTCGTGGAGGACCGGCGGAATCCTTCTCACGACGGGCGCAGTCCGGCGAAATGGATCGCGACGGCCGAAAGAGCTGTTCCGGCAGAAAGCGTCAAAGGCGGCGAAGGAACCGTCACAGCAGATAAAGGCGCAAGTGATTGTGAGGAGGGAAGGTCATGA
- a CDS encoding ABC transporter permease translates to MIGDTIRMALSSLLENKLRSLLTMLGIIIGVAAVVAMVSIGKGANKSVTDQIGALGSNLLYVTPGRTAPIPGVSRQARGSVSLLTLDEYELLQSARGELIAEVVPEAGRQMVVRNDRENTTTNITGTTPEYSSVRNFFVAQGRFISDYDMDNMSRVAVLGATAAADLFGAANPVGKTIRINMTDFTVIGVMENKIAGASDVGDQVFVPLTTGMKRLFGGKSLRTIVIQAAGEDVINDAQTQVERILTHKMGSASKFVLRNQQDVLTTVQGTTDTLTALLVGITGISLLVGGIGIMNIMLVSVTERTREIGIRKALGAKRFDILTQFLIESTVISSCGGVLGILTGVGLSSLLGALGNWQIQISWEAMALAFCFSAAIGIFFGLYPANRASALDPIEALRFE, encoded by the coding sequence ATGATCGGCGACACCATCCGCATGGCCCTGTCGAGCCTCCTAGAGAACAAGCTCCGTTCCCTCTTGACGATGCTTGGCATCATCATCGGGGTGGCCGCCGTCGTCGCCATGGTGTCCATCGGCAAGGGGGCCAACAAGAGCGTCACCGACCAGATCGGCGCTCTCGGATCGAACCTGCTCTACGTGACCCCGGGGCGCACGGCGCCGATCCCCGGCGTGTCCCGGCAGGCCCGCGGGAGCGTGAGCCTCTTGACCCTGGACGAGTATGAACTGCTGCAATCGGCGCGGGGGGAACTCATCGCCGAGGTGGTGCCGGAAGCGGGCCGCCAGATGGTCGTCCGCAACGACCGGGAGAACACGACGACGAACATAACCGGGACGACCCCTGAATACAGTAGTGTGCGGAACTTTTTTGTCGCCCAGGGCCGCTTCATCAGCGACTATGACATGGACAATATGTCCCGCGTCGCCGTCCTCGGCGCCACGGCCGCCGCCGATCTCTTCGGCGCCGCCAATCCCGTGGGCAAGACGATCCGCATCAACATGACCGACTTTACCGTCATCGGCGTCATGGAAAACAAGATTGCCGGCGCCAGCGATGTGGGCGACCAGGTCTTTGTCCCCCTGACGACGGGGATGAAGCGCCTCTTCGGCGGCAAAAGCCTGCGAACCATCGTCATACAGGCAGCCGGGGAAGACGTGATCAACGATGCCCAGACCCAAGTGGAGCGGATCCTCACCCACAAGATGGGCAGCGCGAGCAAGTTTGTCCTGCGCAACCAGCAGGATGTTCTCACGACGGTGCAGGGAACGACGGACACGCTCACGGCGCTTTTAGTTGGGATCACGGGCATCTCCCTGCTCGTCGGCGGCATCGGCATCATGAACATCATGCTCGTCTCCGTGACGGAGCGGACTCGGGAGATCGGTATCCGCAAGGCGCTCGGGGCGAAGCGGTTCGACATCCTGACCCAGTTTCTCATCGAGTCAACGGTCATCTCCAGTTGTGGCGGCGTGCTCGGCATCCTCACCGGCGTCGGCCTCTCCAGCCTGCTCGGCGCGTTGGGAAACTGGCAGATCCAGATCTCCTGGGAGGCGATGGCGCTGGCCTTCTGTTTTTCGGCGGCCATCGGCATCTTCTTCGGCCTCTATCCCGCCAACCGGGCTTCGGCCCTGGACCCGATCGAGGCGCTGCGATTCGAATAA